AAATCAATCCCAGAAAGAAACCAAAATCACCTCAGAGGAATTCCCTGCTGAAAACATTAAAATGGGATTTCAACATTTAAATTCTGTTTGCTTTTCTTGTCATAGTATAGATCCCGGTAATAATGCCAACAAGGTCGCACATGACATGGGCGAAATTAGTAGAATCTATAAAGATCAATCCAATTCTTTTGAGGATTTCCATCAAAAATTAGCAACATTTATCAATCAACCTGAACCACAAAACAAACTTTTGGCGCCAGAGGATAATTATGGTTCCATGCCCAACTTCAACTTATCAGATAAGGAAATTCTTCAAATTGCGACTTATTTATATCAGTCTTCAATAGAAGAGTCAGATTGGTATGCAAAACATTATCCATCTGAACTGGAGAAACACAAATCTGATCCGGATGATCTTTCATACATTGAAAAGGGAAAAAAACTGGCATTATCAACAAAATCTGTATTGGGTAAAAATCTAAAAGGAGCCATCAAAAAGAATGGTACAAGTGCGGCCATTTCATTTTGCAATACCAGAGCCATTACGCTCACAGATAGTATGTCTCAAGAACTAAACGCGCATATAAAGCGTGTTTCTGATCAACCCAGAAATCCCAATAATGAAGCCAATGAACAAGAGTTAGAATATCTACTTGCCAAAAAACAAGCTTTAAAGGAAGGGAAGTCTATTGCCCCACAACTTCAAAAAATTGATGGTAAAATGGTAGGCTATTATCCTATCACCACGAATAAAATGTGCTTACAATGTCATGGGCTTCCAGATCAAAACATCCAACCCGAAGTACAACAAAAACTAAATTCACTATATCCTAATGATGCCGCAACTGGTTATGGGGAAAACGAACTTAGAGGTATTTGGGTTGTAGAAATGGATTTGGTTACGAATTAAAATAATTCCAAACAATTTTTGCTTTTGCTTCTCCAACTACTACAGAAAGTTCATCCAATGTGGCTTCCTTAATCCTTTTTACTGAACCGATTTTGGTTAATAATTGCTCCGAAATTTTAGGCCCAATACCTTTTATCTGATGCAATTCACTTTTAACAATAGACTTCCCTCTCTGATTCCTGTGATGTGTAATTCCAAATCGGTGGGCTTCATTTCTTAAGAATTGAATGATTCGTAAACTTTCGGATCTTTTATCCAGATATATAGGTATAGAGTCTCCAGGGAAATATATCTCTTCCAATCGTTTTGCGATTCCTACCACAGCAATCTTACCCATCAATCCCAATCGTTCCAGACTATTAA
This genomic interval from bacterium SCSIO 12643 contains the following:
- a CDS encoding DUF3365 domain-containing protein, producing MRSSFLFLSAVLVLSFFGCSDQSENQSQKETKITSEEFPAENIKMGFQHLNSVCFSCHSIDPGNNANKVAHDMGEISRIYKDQSNSFEDFHQKLATFINQPEPQNKLLAPEDNYGSMPNFNLSDKEILQIATYLYQSSIEESDWYAKHYPSELEKHKSDPDDLSYIEKGKKLALSTKSVLGKNLKGAIKKNGTSAAISFCNTRAITLTDSMSQELNAHIKRVSDQPRNPNNEANEQELEYLLAKKQALKEGKSIAPQLQKIDGKMVGYYPITTNKMCLQCHGLPDQNIQPEVQQKLNSLYPNDAATGYGENELRGIWVVEMDLVTN